A genomic stretch from Malus domestica chromosome 15, GDT2T_hap1 includes:
- the LOC103431681 gene encoding chlorophyllide a oxygenase, chloroplastic-like, whose translation MSLSASNAMTIVATAAALSLPISFCRPTKLSTRKGVKGGFRVFAVFGEESEIEKKNVWSTLFDVEDPRSKFSQSKGKFLDANQAWEVARYDIQYCDWRARQDVLAIMLLHEKVVDVLNPLARDYKSIGTVKKELAELQEELREAHRQVHISEARVSTALDKLAYMEELVNDKLLQDRATTSSEEASPSPSASTQSLDSVKRKPPRKSLNVSGPVQSYHPRLKNFWYPVAFTTDLKDDTMVPLDCFEEPWVLFRGKDGKPGCVQNTCAHRACPLDLGSVNEGRITCPYHGWEYSTDGTCEKMPSTRLHKVKIKSLPCFEKDGMLWIWPGDDPPSATLPSLQPPAGFQIHAELVIELPVEHGLLLDNLLDLAHAPFTHTSTFAKGWSVPSFVKFLTPTSGLQGYWDPYPIDMEFRPPCMVNSTIGISKPGKLEGQSAKQCSTHLHQLHVCLPSSRGKTRLLYRMSLDFAPILKHVPFMNFVWRHFAEQVLNEDLRLVLGQQERMNNGANVWNWPVTYDKLGVRYRQWRDALERGDKQLPFTKST comes from the exons ATGAGTCTGTCAGCTTCAAACGCCATGACCATTGTAGCCACAGCGGCAGCTCTATCCTTGCCAATATCTTTTTGTAGACCGACCAAGCTTAGCACCAGGAAG GGTGTGAAAGGAGGATTTCGGGTGTTTGCTGTCTTCGGAGAGGAATCAGAGATAGAGAAGAAGAATGTTTGGAGCACACTCTTTGATGTGGAGGATCCGAGGTCGAAATTTTCACAATCTAAGGGCAAGTTCTTGGATGCAAATCAAGCATGGGAAGTTGCTCGGTATGATATACAGTACTGCGATTGGCGAGCTCGACAAGATGTGCTTGCAATCATGCTCCTCCATGAAAAG GTTGTGGACGTTCTAAATCCTCTTGCCCGAGATTATAAGTCTATAGGTACCGTCAAGAAGGAGCTCGCGGAGTTGCAAGAAGAACTACGAGAGGCTCATAGACAG GTTCATATATCGGAAGCAAGGGTTTCCACAGCGTTAGATAAATTGGCTTACATGGAAGAATTAGTGAATGATAAGCTGTTACAAGATAGAGCAACTACATCTTCCGAGGAAGCATCCCCTTCTCCCAGCGCTTCTACGCAATCTCTAGATTCTGTAAAACGGAAGCCGCCTCGAAAAAGCTTGAATGTTTCAGGTCCAGTTCAATCCTACCATCCCCGATTGAAGAATTTTTGGTACCCTGTTGCCTTCACCACTGACCTGAAAGATGATACCATG GTTCCACTTGATTGCTTTGAGGAACCGTGGGTTCTCTTTCGTGGAAAAGACGGGAAACCTGGATGTGTCCAAAATACCTGCGCACATAGAGCTTGCCCTCTTGACCTCGGTTCAGTAAATGAGGGCCGTATCACGTGTCCCTACCATG GGTGGGAATACTCAACCGATGGAACATGTGAAAAAATGCCATCTACACGATTACACAAAGTGAAGATTAAGTCATTGCCATGTTTCGAGAAAGATGGAATGTTGTGGATTTGGCCTGGTGATGATCCTCCGTCAGCCACTCTTCCTTCTTTACAACCTCCTGCAGGATTTCAAATCCACGCCGAG CTCGTCATAGAACTCCCAGTGGAACATGGGCTGCTTCTTGATAACCTTTTAGATCTCGCCCATGCTCCTTTCACTCACACATCAACCTTCGCCAAGGGATGGAGTGTTCCAAG CTTCGTGAAATTCTTGACGCCTACGTCTGGCCTCCAAGGATATTGGGACCCTTATCCtatagatatggaatttcgacCACCTTGTATGGTTAACTCAACCATCGGGATATCAAAGCCGGGAAAACTAGAAGGGCAGAGTGCTAAACAGTGTTCCACACATCTTCATCAACTCCATGTATGCCTACCTTCTTCTAGAGGTAAAACAAGGTTGTTATACAGAATGTCACTAGATTTTGCGCCCATTCTGAAGCATGTTCCCTTCATGAACTTTGTGTGGAGGCATTTTGCCGAACAG GTTTTGAACGAGGATCTAAGGCTTGTCCTAGGCCAACAAGAGCGAATGAACAACGGGGCAAATGTCTGGAATTGGCCGGTGACCTACGACAAGCTAGGAGTGAGGTATAGGCAATGGAGAGACGCCTTGGAACGAGGAGATAAACAACTACCCTTCACCAAATCAACTTAA
- the LOC103425238 gene encoding filament-like plant protein, which yields MERKWLWKKKSSEKSSGETDSSGSVSSHSERYSDEQEALKASPNHDAQSPEVTSKAASSADDVNDSLKSLAERLSAALVNVSAKEDLVKQHAKVAEEAVAGWEKAENEAAVFKSELEATIQQNSALEDRVSHLDGALKECVRQLRQAREEQEQTVQEAVLKKTCDWESTKLKLESQIVELQRNAEANRSEASAFVDPRLSHRLQSLKKENSALKHQLLSQAEELEIMTIERDLSAQAAETASKQHLESIKKVAKLEAECRRLKALGSKTPVVNDHKSSAASSIYVESCMDSQSDSGERLNMMEIDSQKMNGSEANKRDLTFSDSWASALVAELDQLNNEKAVNRNLPAPSIDIDLMDDFLEMERLASLPQTENGTSCLESEAIVNQTNNEERALRAELEAMSHRTAKLEDKLEKLQVEKERLEVENAELEAMSHRAAELEDMLERMEVERENLVVEKAELKTALSKSQECYVAAEFQLKEAEMKLEELQKELSIAKESRQSIESQLVSMEAEARTMSAKVDSLEAEVQRERALSAEIAVKCQDLEEGLSRKKEVKFRKTACSNGELKRKQEDLAVAAGKLADCQKTIASLGNQLKSLATLEDFLIDSGSLPGFTAVAPQVPKADEIWKLHSNVTDSPKRDSVSKPADESSGPSVNRSRNEDNSPPSSSSSTSSTVLSTHVSSEKNRNGFAKFFSRTKGGIRLEI from the exons ATGGAGCGCAAGTGGTTGTGGAAGAAGAAGTCTTCTGAGAAGAGTTCTGGAGAAACTGACAGTTCAGGTTCAGTATCTTCACACTCCGAGAGGTACTCCGATGAACAG GAGGCACTAAAGGCATCTCCGAATCATGATGCTCAATCACCTGAAGTCACATCAAAAGCTGCATCCAGTGCTGACGATGTTAATGATAGTCTGAAGAGTCTAGCAGAGAGATTATCAGCTGCTCTTGTGAATGTTAGTGCCAAAGAAGACTTGGTGAAGCAGCATGCCAAAGTTGCTGAAGAAGCTGTTGCAG GCTGGGAAAAGGCTGAAAATGAGGCCGCTGTTTTTAAGTCAGAACTTGAAGCTACAATTCAGCAAAACTCGGCTCTGGAAGATCGGGTAAGCCATCTTGATGGGGCCCTCAAGGAATGCGTTAGACAGCTTAGACAAGCCAGAGAGGAGCAGGAACAAACCGTACAGGAAGCTGTGCTGAAGAAAACCTGTGACTGGGAGTCCACCAAATTGAAGCTTGAAAGTCAGATTGTTGAGCTCCAGAGAAATGCAGAAGCGAATAGATCTGAAGCTTCTGCTTTTGTCGATCCTCGTCTTTCTCATAGGTTGCAatctttaaaaaaagaaaactcgGCCCTGAAGCATCAGCTACTGTCTCAAGCAGAGGAGTTGGAAATCATGACGATTGAGAGGGACTTGAGTGCTCAAGCAGCTGAAACAGCCAGTAAGCAACATTTAGAGAGTATAAAGAAGGTTGCAAAGCTTGAAGCTGAGTGCCGGAGGCTAAAAGCTTTGGGTAGCAAAACACCTGTTGTCAATGATCACAAGTCCAGTGCTGCTTCTTCAATTTATGTGGAGTCTTGCATGGATAGTCAATCGGACAGTGGAGAGCGGCTAAACATGATGGAGATAGATTCTCAAAAAATGAATGGCTCTGAGGCAAACAAGCGTGACCTGACTTTCTCTGACTCTTGGGCTTCGGCTCTGGTTGCTGAGCTTGATCAACTCAATAACGAAAAGGCTGTAAACAGAAATTTGCCTGCTCCTTCCATTGATATTGATCTCATGGACGATTTTCTTGAGATGGAACGACTTGCTTCGTTGCCACAGACTGAGAATGGAACTAGTTGTCTGGAATCAGAAGCCATAGTTAATCAAACCAATAATGAAGAACGTGCCTTGAGAGCTGAACTTGAAGCCATGAGCCATCGGACAGCCAAACTTGAGGACAAGTTAGAAAAGTTGCAAGTAGAGAAAGAAAGGTTAGAGGTAGAGAATGCTGAACTTGAAGCTATGAGTCATCGGGCAGCCGAATTAGAGGACATGTTAGAAAGGATGGAAGTCGAGAGAGAAAATTTGGTTGTAGAGAAAGCTGAACTAAAAACTGCTTTATCCAAAAGTCAAGAATGTTATGTGGCAGCAGAATTTCAGCTTAAAGAAGCAGAAATGAAGTTAGAGGAGTTACAAAAGGAGCTAAGTATTGCAAAAGAATCAAGGCAGAGTATTGAGTCTCAGCTCGTTAGCATGGAAGCAGAGGCGAGGACCATGTCTGCTAAGGTTGATTCTTTGGAAGCAGAGGTTCAAAGGGAGAGGGCTTTGTCTGCAGAAATTGCGGTCAAATGTCAAGATTTAGAGGAGGGGCtatcaagaaaaaaagaagtcaAGTTTCGAAAAACTGCTTGCTCGAATGGTGAATTGAAGAGAAAGCAG GAAGACCTTGCTGTAGCAGCTGGAAAGCTTGCCGATTGCCAGAAGACAATAGCGTCTCTTGGAAATCAACTCAAATCTCTAGCGACGCTAGAAGATTTTCTGATAGACTCCGGAAGCCTCCCAGGGTTCACTGCTGTTGCGCCGCAGGTTCCTAAAGCTGATGAAATTTGGAAGTTGCATTCCAATGTAACAGATTCACCTAAAAGAGATTCTGTGTCAAAACCAGCCGATGAGAGTTCTGGTCCATCAGTGAACAGGAGTAGAAATGAGGACAACTCCCCACCATCTTCATCTTCGTCAACCTCATCCACTGTGTTGTCCACTCATGTCAGCTCTGAAAAGAACCGAAATGGGTTCGCAAAGTTCTTCTCCCGAACCAAGGGTGGGATACGACTAGAAATTTAG
- the LOC103401839 gene encoding uncharacterized protein → MMSRTTRCPKEDKAGPFFLATLVLWFVSVLFEILFHRRSELLAVVAGCFFYQFANWVVRSFVSRDPLFVNTSVSLLHSSITSASVVFILVNRWFENGSVGMFEHAELVGRTWPWAYPALCFSCGYFAYDQWDMLQYGLYSGWIPSILMHHLVLLICFTLALYRNVTINYLILTLICELHSIFLHVRKVRRMAGIRDATSKIVKVEWVLNWVTFTLARTAPHILITAKLFCDAPKFGKGIELPLALFGMFGMNFLNASLGIDLFHAFKRERNPQHANAHHE, encoded by the exons ATGATGAGCAGGACAACGAGATGTCCGAAAGAGGACAAGGCCGGGCCTTTCTTCTTGGCCACTCTGGTGCTCTGGTTCGTCTCCGTTCTGTTCGAAATACTCTTCCACCGGCGCTCGGAGCTGCTCGCCGTTGTTGCCGGCTGCTTCTTTTACCAATTCGCCAACTGGGTTGTCCGCAGTTTCGTCTCCCGTGACCCTCTCTTCGTCAACACCTCCGTTTCGCTCCTCCACTCCTCCATAACCTCCGCttcag TGGTATTCATTTTGGTTAATCGGTGGTTTGAAAATGGCTCGGTTGGAATGTTTGAGCATGCGGAGTTGGTTGGACGTACTTGGCCATGGGCATACCCAGCTTTGTGCTTCTCATGCGGTTACTTTGCATATGATCAGTGGGATATGCTGCAGTATGGGTTATATAGCGGTTGGATCCCTTCCATCTTGATGCATCATCTGGTTCTCCTAATTTGTTTTACTCTTGCTTTGTATCGGAATGTCACCATCAATTACCTTATTCTCACTCTCATTTGTGAG CTGCACTCTATCTTTCTGCATGTGAGGAAAGTGCGGCGGATGGCAGGCATTCGTGACGCTACAAGCAAAATTGTAAAAGTTGAGTGGGTTCTTAATTGGGTCACCTTCACTCTAGCAAGGACGGCACCTCACATTCTCATCACAGCCAAGCTCTTCTGCGATGCTCCCAAATTCGGAAAGGGTATAGAGCTGCCACTTGCGCTGTTTGGAATGTTCGGAATGAACTTTCTGAATGCTTCtcttggcattgatctcttccATGCTTTCAAGAGAGAGAGGAATCCTCAGCATGCTAATGCTCACCATGAATGA
- the LOC103431682 gene encoding uncharacterized protein: MFFFFAGGVQQQVREVLKSGAGRCIACRSPADLVEYEKVLKLFFVPVWRWPGKEPVMHCNNCNLFFPESYSLPPPKTTVGSAAVSEALRCRFCDRVVEPEFSFCPFCGAAQ; this comes from the coding sequence ATGTTCTTCTTCTTCGCCGGAGGAGTCCAGCAGCAGGTGCGGGAGGTACTGAAATCCGGCGCGGGCAGGTGCATAGCGTGCAGGTCGCCGGCGGATCTGGTGGAGTACGAGAAGGTTCTGAAGCTCTTCTTCGTCCCCGTGTGGCGTTGGCCGGGGAAAGAGCCTGTCATGCACTGCAACAATTGCAACCTCTTCTTTCCTGAGTCCTACTCTCTCCCGCCTCCGAAGACCACCGTGGGCTCTGCGGCGGTCTCGGAGGCTCTGCGGTGCCGATTTTGCGATCGGGTTGTGGAGCCCGAGTTCAGCTTCTGCCCCTTCTGTGGCGCTGCACAGTGA